One genomic segment of Hordeum vulgare subsp. vulgare chromosome 2H, MorexV3_pseudomolecules_assembly, whole genome shotgun sequence includes these proteins:
- the LOC123431456 gene encoding disease resistance protein RGA2-like, whose protein sequence is MCWKRKQASATNSSSSHLFSLAGSAVVSSSPCHDGGGGGCSSWVCISRTTPEKQIARPPPAVGIHHRQTGTWCAHVNANVISLHQMGMYAALRVAQWVVGKALAPVADGVLGAWAATNNFGPNVEALSTELLWVKATLEQAALKELGGPAMEELMQKLRDSAHNAEDLLDELDYFRIHDELHGTYDAADKHGKGSVRNLALNSRHTAKAVGKLVNCCAWQRAKGPQRSYNNSSMPNANQEVSGCMPKLGKLLPCSSSPHPHAGDDDRGSEQETPNLEFNRVDFSQRMNDIVEKLQLMRSEFSKILIHCGPRTVPDIAQIRPITKGRIDEPKLYGRDCVMNSIIHDITKGQDRDKSLTVLPVVGPGGIGKTTLMQHIYHNQQVQNHFPVKFWICVSLNFNLEKVLEQIETSTPKVENERKGSTTEELIEQRLKSKRFLLVLDDIWQLSNEDDWGKLLLILDKSQEKGSMILVTTRFQAIAEKVKTTGQSIKLNGLEPEEFRKLFLAFIFGDEQYPKDKHFLFETGDKIMEKLKGSPLAAKTVGRLLSKDISLGHWKRVLKSKGWEKQTGDNEIMPALKLSYDFLPFHLQQCFAYSGLFPEDYLFKSHELISLWIGLDILMPSGQNQTFEDIGLSNLSDLVIHGFFREEKTEHGLHYVMHDLLHDLSLKVASHDCLSLRLPSVGSVEIQSTTRHLSISTNGPVSCKQLKSGLEELKTRFKVEHLQTLMIFGKIGKGIAKIFGKFFGEANTLHVLHLPNMFCPVESMLHNFSGLVHLRYLSLGTKEKWMHIPLRISKFYHLRILDLQLWDGRRDLPEDMSNLAKLCHFYVPADGQLHSDIYNVGKLKLLEELKAFQVNKKSEGFEPKQLEHLSKLRELGIYNLEKIHTEEEAAQAKLIERKHLRRLTLEWDRERSSVEPSVEAVVLERLQPHGDLQVLCIRGHGGPSCPTWLGDEFALEALQSLYLYGVSWEVFTFLGKAWDLRELIFENIAKLKEFIIEKSFCMLTELKLIGLGSFEKWVYPAEKESSLGGDLLPSDTDMFPLLQVLIIRNCPKVLGLPFSNHIVSPNWFPKLQELKIENCSEFLLVIPMSWIGSLRHVSIRRVKLLDEFEYSKSSDGVELSITGYGDVHSLDQVFVFDKESVLEKLILTRCPPLELKHLLMLTSLKELLVGNLDSLVGPLGEGDVEWQLPVEHIKIWDLNGNTGNELTELLRHLPRLSKLEIWKCKNIKKLVVGVDVEQTTQEASEMGGGEIIAAAAEEEDDGVLLFPPHLCDSLLELEFRGCQELVLVDPPTLVPGGGGLQALRSLERLTIVNSPKFLSPFSFSRHLFPSSLQFLELRKVEGMGTLEPLSNLSSLMRLKLVDCGEDLKCQGLQSLITAGAQLNKIEVIGSPRFFTDWDPNSRRGSEGVGAGEQYQTQLVSSTLQKLWTEDAAGLFAAPICSFLSSSLVELELDGSLSKGMGRFSKEQEDSLQLLSALQQLKFESFKHLQQLPAGLHNLTSLKILSIRYCPSISSLPSDGLPKSLQKLRVGYCNNDVLEQQCRGLVETNPGIKIDW, encoded by the exons ATGTGCTGGAAGCGGAAGCAAGCAAGCGCTACCAACAGCTCAAG CTCCCATCTCTTCTCACTTGCCGGCAGCGCAGTTGTCTCCTCCTCTCCCTgtcacgacggcggcggcggcggctgctcctCCTGGGTCTGCATCAGCCGCACCACCCCTGAAAAGCAGA TAGCCAGGCCTCCCCCGGCAGTCGGCATCCATCACCGGCAGACAGGCACCTGGTGCGCGCACGTCAACGCCAAC GTCATATCCCTGCATCAGATGGGGATGTACGCGGCGCTCCGTGTAGCGCAATGGGTGGTGGGCAAGGCACTAGCACCCGTTGCCGACGGCGTGCTGGGGGCTTGGGCAGCCACCAACAACTTTGGCCCCAACGTCGAGGCCCTCAGCACGGAACTGCTGTGGGTGAAGGCCACGCTCGAACAAGCTGCCCTCAAGGAGCTTGGTGGGCCAGCCATGGAGGAGCTGATGCAGAAGTTGCGGGACTCGGCGCACAATGCCGAAGACTTGCTGGACGAGCTGGACTACTTCCGCATCCACGACGAGCTCCATGGCACGTATGATGCTGCCGACAAGCACGGCAAGGGTTCTGTTCGCAACCTTGCCCTCAATTCTCGCCACACTGCCAAAGCTGTTGGCAAACTGGTCAATTGTTGCGCTTGGCAGCGTGCTAAGGGTCCGCAGAGGTCATACAACAATTCGTCAATGCCAAACGCCAATCAGGAGGTCAGTGGATGCATGCCCAAGCTCGGTAAACTACTCCCTTGCTCTTCTTCCCCGCATCCACATGCTGGTGATGATGATCGGGGCAGTGAGCAAGAAACACCAAACCTTGAGTTTAATAGGGTTGATTTCTCTCAAAGGATGAATGACATTGTAGAGAAACTGCAGCTCATGCGTAGTGAGTTTAGCAAGATTTTGATACATTGCGGCCCTAGAACTGTCCCTGACATTGCCCAAATTCGTCCCATCACCAAAGGTCGAATTGATGAGCCAAAATTGTATGGGAGAGACTGTGTCATGAATAGCATCATACATGATATCACCAAGGGTCAAGACCGTGACAAGAGTCTGACTGTGCTTCCAGTTGTTGGTCCAGGGGGAATAGGAAAGACAACTCTGATGCAACACATATATCACAACCAACAAGTGCAAAATCATTTTCCAGTCAAGTTTTGGATATGTGTGTCGCTCAATTTCAATCTGGAGAAGGTGCTAGAACAGATTGAAACAAGTACCCCTAAAGTCGAAAATGAAAGAAAGGGCAGTACAACAGAAGAGTTGATTGAACAAAGATTAAAATCTAAAAGGTTCTTACTCGTATTGGATGATATATGGCAGCTTAGCAATGAGGATGACTGGGGAAAATTATTGTTGATACTCGATAAATCACAAGAAAAGGGCTCCATGATTCTCGTCACAACTCGGTTTCAAGCAATAGCAGAGAAGGTTAAAACAACTGGCCAATCAATAAAGCTGAACGGTTTAGAACCTGAAGAGTTTAGAAAGTTATTCCTTGCATTTATCTTTGGTGATGAGCAATATCCAAAGGATAAACATTTTCTGTTTGAGACTGGAGATAAGATAATGGAGAAACTAAAGGGCTCCCCTCTTGCAGCAAAAACGGTTGGTAGATTACTGAGTAAAGACATTAGTTTGGGTCATTGGAAAAGGGTCCTCAAAAGTAAAGGATGGGAGAAGCAGACTGGTGACAACGAAATTATGCCTGCCTTGAAACTTAGCTATGACTTTCTCCCTTTCCATCTGCAACAATGTTTTGCCTATTCTGGATTGTTTCCTGAAGATTACCTTTTCAAAAGCCATGAGCTGATCAGTCTGTGGATTGGACTAGATATTTTGATGCCTAGTGGTCAAAACCAAACATTTGAAGATATAGGTTTGAGCAATTTAAGTGACTTAGTCATTCATGGATTTTTCAGAGAAGAGAAAACTGAGCATGGTTTGCATTATGTTATGCATGACCTACTGCATGATTTGTCATTGAAGGTTGCATCTCATGATTGCCTTAGTTTACGTCTCCCTAGTGTTGGATCAGTAGAGATTCAATCAACCACCCGTCACTTGTCTATCAGCACAAATGGTCCAGTGTCTTGTAAACAATTAAAGAGTGGATTGGAAGAACTGAAGACAAGATTTAAGGTTGAACATTTGCAAACATTGATGATATTTGGAAAAATTGGTAAAGGTATTGCCAAGATATTTGGTAAATTTTTTGGGGAAGCAAACACTCTTCATGTTCTTCATTTGCCCAACATGTTCTGTCCAGTGGAGTCCATGTTACATAATTTCTCTGGACTTGTCCACCTACGATACCTATCTCTAGGGACAAAGGAGAAGTGGATGCATATACCACTTAGAATCTCTAAATTTTATCATTTAAGGATTCTAGATCTTCAGTTGTGGGATGGCCGTCGTGATTTGCCCGAAGACATGAGCAACCTTGCCAAATTGTGCCATTTTTATGTCCCAGCTGATGGCCAGCTTCATTCTGACATTTATAATGTGGGAAAACTTAAACTCTTAGAAGAATTAAAGGCATTTCAAGTCAATAAAAAAAGTGAAGGATTTGAACCAAAGCAACTAGAGCATTTAAGCAAGCTCAGGGAGCTTGGCATCTACAACCTTGAGAAAATACAcacagaagaagaagcagctcaaGCAAAACTGATAGAGAGAAAGCACTTAAGGAGGTTAACATTGGAATGGGATCGTGAGCGGTCTAGTGTCGAGCCTAGTGTGGAAGCAGTGGTTCTTGAGAGACTTCAACCACATGGAGATCTTCAAGTGTTGTGCATTAGAGggcacggaggtccttcttgtccAACATGGTTGGGTGATGAGTTCGCTCTTGAAGCTCTACAGTCTCTTTATCTGTATGGTGTTTCTTGGGAAGTGTTCACTTTTTTAGGGAAGGCGTGGGATCTCCGTGAattaatatttgagaatattGCCAAACTGAAGGAGTTTATCATAGAGAAAAGCTTTTGCATGCTAACAGAGCTTAAACTCATTGGCTTAGGAAGTTTTGAGAAATGGGTGTATCCAGCTGAAAAAGAATCTTCTCTGGGTGGAGATTTGTTGCCATCAGATACTGATATGTTCCCTCTTTTGCAAGTGTTGATTATCAGAAATTGCCCAAAAGTCCTGGGGTTACCTTTCTCAAACCACATTGTTTCGCCAAATTGGTTCCCAAAACTACAAGAGCTTAAGATAGAAAACTGTTCAGAATTCTTGTTAGTGATCCCTATGTCTTGGATTGGAAGTTTGCGTCATGTCTCGATTCGCCGTGTCAAGCTGCTAGATGAGTTTGAATACTCAAAATCGTCTGATGGAGTAGAATTGAGTATTACTGGATATGGTGATGTGCATAGCTTAGACCAAGTGTTTGTTTTCGATAAAGAATCAGTTCTTGAGAAATTGATACTCACGAGATGCCCACCCTTGGAGTTGAAGCACCTTCTGATGCTAACCTCGCTGAAGGAACTATTGGTAGGAAATTTAGATTCTCTTGTTGGACCATTAGGAGAGGGTGATGTGGAATGGCAGCTCCCTGTTGAGCATATCAAGATCTGGGACTTAAATGGTAATACTGGGAACGAATTGACAGAGCTCCTCCGCCACCTCCCAAGGCTCTCCAAATTGGAAATATGGAAatgtaaaaatataaaaaaactggTAGTGGGGGTGGATGTGGAACAAACAACACAAGAAGCATCAGAGATGGGGGGAGGTGAaataatagcagcagcagcagaggaagaggatgatgggGTGCTGCTCTTCCCACCTCATCTCTGTGACTCACTACTAGAATTGGAGTTCCGAGGCTGCCAAGAGCTGGTCCTGGTGGACCCGCCAACTCTtgttcctggaggaggaggactccaagccTTGCGATCCCTCGAGAGATTAACAATAGTGAATTCTCCAAAGTTTCTATCTCCCTTCTCGTTTTCCCGTCACCTTTTCCCTTCCTCCCTGCAGTTCCTGGAGCTTCGGAAGGTGGAAGGCATGGGGACACTTGAACCCCTCTCAAACCTCTCCTCTCTTATGAGATTGAAATTGGTTGATTGCGGAGAGGATCTGAAATGTCAGGGCTTGCAGTCTCTCATTACCGCTGGGGCCCAGCTCAACAAAATAGAAGTCATTGGCAGCCCTAGATTCTTTACTGATTGGGATCCCAATTCCAGACGGGGTTCAGAAGGTGTTGGAGCAGGAGAACAGTATCAGACACAGCTTGTATCGTCCACACTGCAGAAACTCTGGACAGAAGACGCAGCGGGGCTCTTTGCTGCACCCATATGCAGCTTCCTCTCTTCCTCCCTTGTGGAGCTGGAACTTGACGGGAGTTTGTCCAAAGGGATGGGACGCTTCAGCAAGGAGCAAGAGGACTCCCTTCAGCTCCTCTCCGCACTCCAACAACTTAAGTTTGAGAGTTTCAAACACCTTCAGCAACTCCCTGCAGGGCTGCACAACCTTACGAGCCTCAAGATCTTATCAATCCGCTACTGTCCAAGCATTTCGTCATTGCCCAGTGACGGCCTCCCCAAATCACTGCAAAAGCTACGTGTCGGATACTGTAACAATGACGTGCTAGAACAGCAGTGCAGGGGGTTAGTGGAAACCAACCCAGGTATCAAAATAGACTGGTGA
- the LOC123429003 gene encoding berberine bridge enzyme-like Cyn d 4, with amino-acid sequence MARSFNLFVPVLLTFTCLFCLLCFYFVISSSSQASSNGFLQCLSDSRIPVLTQNSCSFKRQLEAYIRNPKFMANTNVKPLYIVMPTNTSHVQGTVRCGRQCNMSIRVRSGGHDYEGLSYRSVHAKDFVVLDLSQLHKVSVDSHTSTAWVESGATLGELYYKVWKASDVLGFPAGLCPTVGVGGHFSGGGFGMLMRKYGLAIDNVIDVELVDAKGRLLNKTSMGSDVFWAIRGGGGESFGIVLKWQVKLVPVPRTVTVFNVSVSTRQGAVDVVTKWQQVAPTLRDDLFIRVLVQNQRADFQSLFLGTCDVLLPVMSDHFPELKFNRSDCKEMTWIQSVPYIYLGNNSTVEDLLNRTSSAFAHNNGFKAKSDFVRQAIPRDVWASIFTKLAQPEAHYGLMILDPYGGKISAVPESATPFPHRAGVLYNIQYINYWNMASGNGTVQTKWIRDMYTFMAPYVSSNPREAYFNYRDLDLGDSFEVWGPKYFKRNYPRLVMAKGMIDYDDYFHNEQSIPSPKHGYLMQRPEALSSSF; translated from the coding sequence ATGGCCAGGAGCTTCAACTTATTTGTGCCGGTGCTGCTCACCTTCACCTGCCTTTTCTGCTTGTTGTGCTTCTACTTCGTGATCTCTTCTTCTTCCCAGGCTTCGTCCAATGGCTTCCTCCAGTGCCTCTCCGACAGCCGCATCCCGGTGTTGACGCAAAACTCTTGTTCGTTCAAGCGACAGCTCGAAGCCTACATCAGGAACCCAAAGTTCATGGCGAATACCAACGTGAAGCCACTCTACATCGTCATGCCGACGAACACCTCCCATGTCCAAGGCACCGTGCGATGTGGCAGGCAATGCAATATGTCCATCCGCGTGCGCAGCGGTGGGCACGACTACGAGGGTCTGTCGTACCGGTCCGTGCATGCCAAGGACTTTGTCGTGCTCGACCTATCACAGCTCCACAAAGTGAGCGTCGACAGCCACACGTCAACGGCGTGGGTGGAGTCCGGCGCGACCCTCGGCGAGCTCTACTACAAAGTCTGGAAGGCGAGCGACGTGTTGGGATTCCCGGCTGGCTTGTGCCCGACCGTCGGTGTCGGAGGTCATTTCAGCGGCGGCGGCTTCGGCATGCTGATGCGAAAGTACGGCCTGGCCATCGACAACGTCATCGATGTCGAGCTCGTGGATGCCAAGGGGAGGCTCCTGAACAAAACCTCCATGGGGAGCGACGTGTTCTGGGCCATccgtggcggcggcggggagAGCTTCGGCATCGTGCTAAAGTGGCAGGTGAAGCTTGTCCCCGTCCCGCGGACGGTCACCGTGTTCAACGTCTCGGTGTCCACTAGACAAGGCGCAGTGGACGTGGTCACCAAGTGGCAGCAAGTCGCGCCGACACTGCGGGACGACCTGTTCATCAGGGTGCTCGTCCAGAATCAGAGGGCAGACTTCCAGTCCTTGTTCCTCGGAACCTGCGACGTCCTCCTGCCAGTGATGAGTGACCACTTCCCTGAGCTCAAGTTCAACCGCTCCGACTGCAAAGAGATGACATGGATCCAATCTGTGCCCTACATCTACCTCGGCAACAACTCGACCGTGGAGGACCTCCTGAACCGGACCTCCTCGGCGTTCGCCCATAACAACGGTTTCAAGGCCAAGTCTGACTTCGTCCGACAGGCCATTCCCCGGGACGTATGGGCCAGTATCTTCACCAAGCTCGCGCAGCCCGAGGCACACTATGGGCTCATGATCCTGGATCCCTACGGCGGGAAGATCAGCGCCGTGCCAGAGTCAGCCACGCCGTTTCCCCACCGTGCCGGTGTGTTGTACAACATCCAATACATCAACTACTGGAATATGGCTTCGGGGAACGGAACCGTGCAGACCAAGTGGATCAGGGACATGTACACGTTCATGGCACCGTACGTGAGCTCCAACCCAAGGGAAGCCTACTTCAACTACAGGGACCTGGATCTTGGCGATAGCTTCGAGGTCTGGGGGCCCAAATACTTCAAGCGTAACTACCCGAGGCTCGTCATGGCCAAGGGTATGATCGACTACGATGACTACTTCCACAACGAGCAAAGCATCCCGTCACCAAAACATGGCTACCtaatgcagaggccggaggcTCTTTCATCCTCCTTTTGA